From a region of the Thermodesulfobium sp. 4217-1 genome:
- a CDS encoding ATP-binding protein — MNSIKFKLFLYYCVISFAIFGILGTFLYLSLENIVLESIDNALTAKAKAIATLINEDEGINFQYSDEMSKEYSQHSNQYFQIIQDSKVVEKSKSLGSDSLPIVSSAQTIHFKNKPIRIVLYNLTIDKEHLIIECAQDIENKIDLLQTYLSILFLSIVGAIFLSALGGLFIVNIMLKPIKKISYTISKLSESNLFQSHIDENVVDELRPLATSFNRTFERLDNAFTKQKQFVADVSHELKTPLSVIMMETEIALRKQRNVQEYINTINQIKESSQHMKSIIETLFKLIKIENTQLLEKKTLDIKEIIQKSASLLKDQIEKKRLRCNIKGDTFLIDADETLIMEVFLNLIDNAIKYNRESGTIDIFIYPEKRVEIVDSGIGISKESLERVFDKFYRADPSRSKEIEGLGLGLSLVKEILDLHNARIEIESTPDVGTKVTITAS, encoded by the coding sequence ATGAATTCTATAAAATTTAAGCTGTTCTTATACTACTGCGTTATATCCTTTGCAATATTTGGAATATTGGGGACATTTTTATACCTTAGCCTTGAAAATATAGTTTTAGAATCAATCGATAACGCTCTAACTGCAAAGGCTAAAGCGATTGCCACGCTTATCAATGAAGACGAGGGAATAAACTTTCAATATTCAGATGAAATGTCAAAAGAGTATTCTCAACATTCAAATCAATACTTTCAGATAATTCAAGATTCGAAAGTTGTTGAAAAATCTAAATCTTTAGGCTCTGATAGCCTGCCGATTGTCAGCTCAGCCCAGACCATTCACTTTAAGAATAAACCCATTCGAATTGTGCTATACAACCTCACAATAGACAAAGAACACCTTATTATCGAGTGTGCGCAAGACATTGAAAATAAAATAGACTTGCTCCAAACCTACCTAAGCATATTATTTTTATCAATTGTTGGAGCAATCTTTTTGAGCGCTTTAGGTGGTCTATTTATCGTAAACATAATGCTCAAACCAATCAAAAAGATCTCTTACACAATCAGTAAACTCTCTGAATCGAATTTGTTCCAGAGTCATATCGACGAAAACGTGGTAGATGAGCTAAGGCCTCTTGCAACCTCATTCAATCGCACATTTGAAAGGCTTGACAACGCGTTTACTAAACAAAAACAATTCGTCGCAGACGTCTCTCACGAGCTGAAAACTCCTCTTAGCGTAATAATGATGGAGACAGAGATTGCGCTCAGAAAACAGCGAAACGTCCAGGAATATATAAACACAATCAATCAGATAAAAGAGAGCTCCCAACACATGAAAAGCATTATAGAAACTCTGTTCAAGCTTATAAAAATAGAAAACACACAGCTTCTGGAAAAGAAAACTCTTGATATTAAAGAAATAATTCAGAAATCAGCATCGCTATTAAAAGATCAGATAGAAAAAAAGCGCTTAAGGTGTAACATAAAGGGCGATACATTTTTGATTGATGCTGATGAAACGCTAATTATGGAAGTCTTCTTAAACCTTATAGACAATGCAATCAAATATAATAGAGAAAGCGGCACGATAGATATTTTCATTTATCCAGAAAAACGCGTAGAGATAGTAGATAGCGGCATTGGAATATCGAAAGAATCGCTTGAAAGGGTGTTTGACAAGTTCTACAGGGCAGATCCTTCCAGGTCAAAAGAAATTGAGGGTTTAGGGCTGGGCCTGAGCCTTGTAAAGGAAATTTTAGATCTGCACAATGCCAGAATTGAAATAGAAAGCACGCCCGATGTGGGAACGAAAGTAACTATCACAGCCTCTTAG
- a CDS encoding helicase-related protein, which translates to MIKDAESFDCLVGYFYTSGFYNLYEAFENTKRIRILVGIGTDKITHDLIQFQYQTSYHQIRELYSDRVKEEIESSENKYEVENGIELFKKWLKSGKIQIRAYPERNLHAKLYIMSFSEDDRDTGRVITGSSNFSQSGLINNLEFNVELKNVSDYKFAKEKFEELWENSVEVSEDYITTVEQKTWLRSDISPYELFLKFLYEYFKRDLEESGELYNLELPDEFLHLEYQKQAVINARRIVEEYGGVFLSDVVGLGKTYMAAMLASQLDGRTLILASPVLIDPENPGSWVNVFREFNLKFEAESIGQLKRIKERFNLDKYKNVIIDESHRFRTEDTVSYTLLSEICRGKRVILVSATPYNNSPKDILSQIKLFQNPRKSTIPGISDLEGFFNNLEKNLKSIDKKEDPEEYIEAVKENAYLIREKVLKYLMIRRTRSEIERYFSKDLEKNKLKFPQVNDPIALFYELNDKENEIFDITIKLITKKIRYARYTPLLYLKSKDLSTIEKYGQLNMGTFMKVLLVKRLESSFYAFRLTIDRFIDVYKKFIDEFDRGNVYISKKYTNKIFEYIENDDDKAIQKLIEEDKAEKYSSDEFEEKFKEDLKNDFDTFCRIKEIWEKVNRDPKLEKLLEQLNTNKILKDKKLIIFSESKDTVNYISKEIKKNLNKKVLVFSSSSSNNTKNIVIENFDAKAKNKRDDYNILISTEVLSEGVNLHRSNVIINYDIPWNPTRMMQRAGRINRVDTKFDELYVFNFFPTQQSNDQINLKEIAQAKIDAFLTLLGEDAAVLTEGEPIGSHELFGRLTSKNTITGESDLDNSELKYFRLLQDIRENNPDLFQKIKYLPKKARSAKVNKENTGLLTFFRKGKLMKFYLSNRESTLELDFLTAAKILESIPEEKIIKLPLESYYELLDKNKTAFFNATIDEIIEIRSKKGRDSSTQLLKILKATQKNGRQLTEDQEEYLKKVINRLEEGSLPKKTVQKTLKALNELKKDIQNPLKVIGILQREISPTFLKSHYAETSAITEGKREVILSLYLTGESNG; encoded by the coding sequence TTGATAAAGGACGCTGAGTCCTTTGACTGCCTGGTTGGATATTTTTATACGAGTGGATTTTATAATCTCTATGAAGCCTTTGAGAACACAAAAAGAATTAGAATTTTAGTTGGGATTGGCACAGATAAAATAACTCATGATCTTATTCAATTTCAATATCAAACCTCCTATCATCAGATAAGAGAGCTATATTCAGATAGGGTGAAAGAAGAGATAGAGAGCTCAGAAAATAAATATGAAGTAGAAAATGGAATTGAACTTTTTAAAAAGTGGCTTAAATCTGGAAAAATTCAGATCAGAGCCTATCCAGAAAGAAATTTACACGCGAAACTATACATAATGAGCTTTTCTGAAGATGACAGGGATACAGGGCGCGTCATAACAGGTTCAAGCAATTTCAGCCAATCCGGCCTGATTAATAATTTAGAATTCAACGTCGAGCTAAAAAATGTTAGCGATTACAAGTTTGCCAAAGAAAAGTTTGAAGAACTTTGGGAAAACTCCGTTGAAGTAAGTGAAGACTATATCACAACCGTAGAGCAAAAGACATGGCTAAGAAGTGACATATCCCCTTATGAATTATTTTTAAAATTTTTATACGAATACTTCAAGCGCGATTTGGAAGAGTCAGGCGAGCTATACAATTTAGAGCTTCCAGATGAATTTTTACACCTTGAATATCAAAAGCAGGCTGTCATAAACGCAAGGCGTATCGTGGAAGAATACGGAGGGGTCTTCCTGTCTGACGTTGTGGGGCTTGGCAAAACCTATATGGCGGCAATGCTTGCCTCACAGCTTGATGGCAGAACTCTTATATTAGCCTCTCCTGTTCTAATAGATCCCGAAAATCCTGGCTCATGGGTAAACGTGTTCAGAGAATTTAACTTAAAATTCGAAGCAGAATCTATTGGGCAATTAAAAAGGATAAAGGAAAGATTCAACCTTGATAAGTACAAAAATGTCATAATAGACGAGTCTCACAGGTTCAGAACTGAAGACACAGTCTCTTATACCCTTCTTTCTGAAATATGTCGTGGCAAAAGGGTAATATTGGTTAGTGCAACTCCATATAACAATTCTCCAAAGGATATCCTGTCTCAGATAAAACTATTTCAAAATCCACGAAAGAGCACAATACCAGGCATATCAGATTTAGAGGGTTTCTTTAACAATCTGGAAAAAAATTTAAAAAGTATAGACAAAAAGGAAGACCCAGAAGAGTACATCGAAGCAGTTAAGGAAAACGCATATCTCATAAGAGAAAAAGTTTTAAAATATCTTATGATAAGGCGAACAAGAAGCGAGATAGAAAGATATTTTTCTAAAGACTTAGAGAAAAATAAATTAAAATTCCCTCAGGTAAACGATCCAATAGCTCTATTTTATGAGTTAAATGACAAAGAAAACGAAATTTTTGACATAACCATAAAATTAATAACAAAAAAAATTCGCTATGCAAGGTACACCCCACTTCTTTACTTGAAATCAAAAGATCTCTCGACCATAGAAAAATATGGACAGCTAAATATGGGTACATTTATGAAAGTGCTGCTTGTAAAGAGACTGGAGAGCTCTTTTTATGCATTTCGACTAACGATAGATCGCTTTATAGATGTCTATAAAAAATTTATAGATGAATTTGATAGAGGAAATGTATATATTAGCAAAAAGTATACCAATAAAATATTTGAATATATAGAAAATGACGATGACAAAGCTATTCAAAAGCTAATAGAAGAAGATAAGGCCGAAAAATATTCAAGCGATGAGTTTGAAGAAAAATTTAAAGAAGATCTAAAAAATGATTTCGATACTTTTTGCAGGATAAAAGAGATATGGGAAAAGGTTAATAGAGATCCAAAGCTTGAAAAGCTCCTTGAACAATTAAATACAAATAAAATTTTGAAGGATAAGAAATTAATAATTTTTAGCGAATCAAAAGATACAGTAAATTATATTTCAAAAGAGATTAAAAAAAATCTTAATAAAAAAGTGCTGGTATTCAGCAGCTCATCAAGCAATAATACAAAAAACATCGTTATAGAGAACTTCGATGCCAAAGCGAAGAATAAAAGAGACGACTACAATATACTCATTTCTACTGAAGTGTTGTCTGAAGGCGTGAACCTACATAGGTCAAACGTGATCATAAACTATGATATCCCATGGAACCCCACAAGGATGATGCAGCGAGCAGGCAGAATAAACAGAGTTGATACGAAATTTGATGAACTATATGTTTTTAATTTCTTCCCCACCCAACAGTCAAACGATCAGATTAACCTCAAAGAAATAGCACAGGCCAAAATTGATGCCTTTCTCACACTACTTGGTGAAGATGCAGCAGTGCTAACTGAGGGTGAACCAATAGGCTCACATGAACTATTTGGAAGATTGACTTCAAAAAATACAATTACTGGAGAAAGCGATTTAGACAATAGCGAATTAAAATACTTTAGACTTCTTCAAGATATCAGGGAAAACAATCCAGATCTGTTCCAAAAAATTAAATACCTGCCAAAAAAGGCAAGAAGTGCGAAGGTTAATAAAGAAAACACTGGTTTGCTCACTTTTTTCAGAAAAGGCAAATTGATGAAATTTTATTTATCAAATCGTGAATCCACATTAGAACTTGATTTTTTAACGGCTGCGAAAATACTAGAAAGTATTCCTGAAGAGAAAATCATAAAACTTCCACTTGAGAGCTATTACGAACTGCTTGATAAGAATAAAACTGCATTTTTTAATGCCACAATTGATGAGATAATAGAAATCCGTTCTAAGAAAGGTAGAGATAGTTCAACACAACTTCTTAAAATCCTTAAAGCAACACAAAAAAATGGCAGGCAATTAACCGAAGACCAGGAAGAATATCTAAAAAAAGTAATAAACCGTCTTGAAGAGGGCTCATTACCGAAAAAGACAGTTCAGAAAACCCTTAAAGCATTAAATGAACTTAAGAAAGACATTCAAAATCCATTAAAAGTTATCGGGATACTACAAAGGGAGATCTCACCTACCTTTCTTAAAAGTCATTATGCAGAGACTTCTGCTATAACAGAAGGAAAAAGGGAAGTTATTTTATCACTTTATTTAACTGGGGAAAGCAATGGATAG
- a CDS encoding response regulator transcription factor, with amino-acid sequence MRLLVVEDEKTLANLIKKGFEEEGYAVDVAYNGENGLFLAKNNIYDAIVLDIMMPIIDGISLLKELREEDISTPVILLTAKDSVKDKVLGLDSGSDDYLTKPFSFEELLSRVRALIRRKFATSSPIIKICDLAIDTAQKTVKRCNKKIDLSAKEYALLEYLALNKNKVINRTAIIEHLYDEDFDLDSNVIDVFINRIRNKIDKNFDKKLVHTFRGIGYSLKE; translated from the coding sequence ATGAGACTATTAGTAGTAGAAGATGAAAAGACTCTGGCGAATTTAATAAAAAAGGGCTTTGAAGAAGAAGGCTATGCCGTAGACGTCGCATACAACGGAGAAAATGGCCTTTTCTTAGCTAAAAACAATATTTACGATGCCATAGTACTTGACATTATGATGCCCATAATCGATGGCATTAGTTTACTGAAAGAGCTAAGAGAAGAAGATATCTCAACGCCTGTTATTCTTCTTACAGCTAAAGACTCTGTAAAGGATAAAGTCTTAGGTTTAGACAGCGGCTCTGACGATTACCTTACAAAGCCATTCTCTTTTGAAGAGCTACTTTCCAGAGTAAGGGCTTTGATAAGGCGAAAATTTGCCACATCCAGCCCCATAATAAAAATTTGCGACTTAGCAATTGACACCGCGCAAAAAACGGTGAAGAGATGTAACAAAAAAATTGATCTTAGCGCAAAGGAATATGCCCTACTCGAATATTTAGCCCTAAACAAAAATAAAGTAATAAACCGCACAGCAATAATCGAGCACCTATACGATGAGGATTTTGATTTAGATAGCAATGTTATAGATGTATTTATCAATAGAATCAGGAATAAAATTGATAAAAATTTTGATAAAAAATTAGTCCACACATTTCGTGGCATTGGTTATAGCTTAAAAGAATGA
- a CDS encoding DNA methyltransferase, which yields MDREHARNLIIETFENSFNENNFKKFISNLFKSYDRTKALQPRYGTQGITERYLGFISSWERIGRYEDSDGKKIDILIIKLKKGQSLSRARTAQRNFVADYLKGKLGTTTEKDAALIAFVPPDSNEYDWRFSLVKLDYRFEGNKPKEEFTSAKRWSFLVGKNEKSHTAQSRFLPIIENDEFQPTLEDLEKAFDVEVVTKEFFEAYKYALREIIIKSLSKFNLPYEKKHSFSQLLLSRIMFLYFLQRKGWLKWKDYVQDKNYIKNLWLEYKNWREKKKAKNLFYSEWLSSLFFGAFNKKNHLFHPNLPEDIKESFSIMPFLNGGLFSRTQLDELNFDLPDDVFEWLFEPDFSDLKKGFLETFNFTIDESLPVDVEVAVDPEMLGKVYESLIAEEERGGAGIFYTPRVEIDFICRTSLVEYISNETTIQKQKIIDFVFNPHESIVNLSNDEAREIKKKLDEVKVVDPAVGSASFLVGMMNTLVAIHQELTRKLEDKEENLFTLKQKIILENLYGVDVKDWAVMVGELRLWFSLIIETDEKYMDIYTKPLLPNLSFKIRQGDSLIQEIAGVHINLKIEIKMLNIPKQIKDKITELIKRKSTFFSGLRSADLKEIKEIEKQEQDIFKEIIEMKINEVYKDRSYLETQIANLKSTKKLFGEGRTKKEQDEIKKLEEKLEGINSAFNKYKSLLETIGSKTQKDYFLWGLDFIEVFSQKGGFDIVIGNPPYVRQELIAPPLENKNNYTDDKWREIKREYKEKLIQSVKNTLDVPIKIDRKSDLYVYFYYQGLSLLKPGGIFTFINSNSWLDVGYGAGLQEFLLKNMKPVFAFDNLKKRSFKQADVNTVIVVIQKPEQKLDDYTIKFVAFKKPFEEVNNAEVVKKIYNASQPIFDDEDFRIYPKTKKELLIEGVEIPEEESGLLKFEPEHLPYIGNKWGGKYLRAPEIYFKILEKGKGKLVRLGDIAEVKAGIITGNNAKYYRPKLKEFNKNEHSLVFKSPREVNKIFLTENDAVSIIKVKNVPFEIRKAPLLWVDLRGDKHICHFNKDNLPFEHNFYGIFGKNIENKTVCLFLNSTLVWFFIEVLGRKGLGGGAIRMVRIDLLQLPCLKSLHLDFDKFQGFVNREIKSVFTELGFDPNKPIREQEPNPLPDRKALDDIIFDALGLTEEERKEVYWAVAELVKTRLEKAKSV from the coding sequence ATGGATAGAGAACACGCAAGAAATCTAATAATTGAAACCTTTGAAAATTCTTTTAATGAAAATAATTTTAAAAAATTCATTTCCAATCTATTCAAGAGCTACGATAGGACTAAAGCCCTTCAGCCAAGATATGGGACACAGGGCATTACCGAAAGATACCTTGGTTTCATTAGCTCCTGGGAAAGAATTGGCCGTTATGAGGATAGTGATGGCAAAAAAATTGATATATTGATAATAAAACTAAAAAAAGGGCAATCTCTTTCCAGAGCAAGAACCGCTCAGAGAAACTTTGTCGCCGATTATTTAAAAGGAAAGCTTGGAACAACTACAGAAAAAGATGCAGCTCTTATTGCCTTTGTCCCACCCGATTCCAATGAGTACGATTGGCGATTTTCTTTGGTAAAATTGGACTATCGTTTTGAGGGGAATAAACCAAAAGAAGAATTTACTTCTGCTAAAAGATGGTCCTTTTTAGTCGGTAAAAATGAAAAAAGTCATACTGCCCAAAGCAGATTTTTACCCATAATTGAAAATGATGAATTTCAACCCACGCTTGAAGATTTAGAAAAAGCTTTTGATGTTGAAGTTGTAACAAAGGAATTTTTTGAAGCTTACAAATATGCTCTCAGAGAGATCATTATTAAGTCCCTTTCTAAGTTTAACCTTCCCTATGAAAAGAAGCATTCATTTTCTCAGTTGTTATTATCAAGGATTATGTTTTTATACTTCTTACAGAGAAAGGGATGGCTCAAATGGAAAGATTACGTTCAGGATAAAAATTACATAAAAAATCTATGGCTAGAATATAAAAATTGGCGTGAAAAGAAAAAAGCGAAAAATCTCTTCTACTCTGAGTGGCTATCCAGCCTTTTCTTTGGAGCTTTTAACAAGAAAAATCATCTGTTTCATCCAAACTTGCCAGAAGATATTAAAGAATCTTTTAGCATTATGCCTTTTTTAAATGGTGGTCTTTTTTCTCGCACACAACTGGATGAACTTAACTTTGACCTTCCTGATGATGTGTTTGAATGGTTGTTTGAACCAGACTTCTCTGACCTAAAAAAAGGCTTTCTTGAAACATTCAATTTTACCATTGACGAGTCTCTACCGGTGGATGTGGAAGTTGCTGTTGACCCTGAAATGCTCGGTAAGGTTTATGAATCATTGATTGCGGAGGAAGAAAGGGGAGGAGCAGGTATATTCTATACTCCAAGGGTAGAGATTGACTTTATATGTAGAACGTCCCTTGTGGAATACATCTCTAATGAAACAACAATCCAAAAACAAAAAATAATTGACTTTGTTTTTAATCCTCATGAAAGCATCGTTAATTTATCAAATGATGAAGCAAGAGAGATAAAGAAGAAACTTGATGAAGTAAAAGTTGTTGATCCAGCCGTTGGTTCTGCTTCTTTTCTTGTCGGTATGATGAATACTCTGGTTGCAATTCACCAGGAATTAACCAGAAAACTTGAAGACAAAGAAGAGAATCTATTTACCTTAAAGCAGAAAATAATCCTTGAAAATCTTTATGGTGTTGATGTCAAAGATTGGGCAGTTATGGTTGGAGAGCTTCGGCTCTGGTTTTCTCTAATTATAGAAACCGATGAAAAATATATGGACATCTACACAAAACCACTTTTGCCAAATCTTTCATTCAAAATCCGTCAGGGCGACTCCCTTATTCAGGAAATTGCCGGTGTTCATATAAATCTTAAAATCGAAATCAAAATGTTGAACATTCCAAAGCAAATCAAAGATAAAATAACAGAACTAATTAAAAGAAAATCTACATTCTTCTCTGGTTTAAGAAGCGCTGACCTTAAAGAAATCAAAGAAATTGAAAAACAGGAACAGGATATATTCAAAGAGATTATTGAGATGAAAATTAACGAAGTATATAAAGACAGATCATATCTTGAAACCCAAATTGCAAACTTAAAATCTACGAAGAAACTTTTTGGAGAAGGAAGAACCAAAAAAGAGCAAGATGAAATTAAAAAACTTGAAGAAAAACTGGAAGGAATTAATTCCGCATTTAATAAATACAAATCACTTTTAGAAACAATAGGGAGCAAAACACAAAAAGATTATTTCCTCTGGGGACTTGACTTTATTGAGGTCTTTTCTCAAAAAGGTGGCTTTGACATCGTGATTGGCAATCCACCTTATGTTAGGCAGGAACTTATAGCTCCACCCCTTGAAAATAAAAATAATTACACAGACGATAAGTGGCGTGAAATTAAAAGAGAATACAAAGAAAAACTTATTCAATCAGTAAAAAACACATTGGATGTTCCAATAAAAATTGACAGAAAAAGCGATCTATATGTGTATTTTTACTATCAGGGATTATCACTTTTAAAACCCGGTGGAATTTTTACCTTTATTAACTCAAATTCCTGGCTTGATGTTGGCTATGGAGCAGGACTTCAGGAGTTTTTGCTTAAAAATATGAAACCAGTTTTTGCTTTTGATAACTTGAAAAAGAGGTCTTTCAAACAGGCAGATGTAAATACAGTTATTGTAGTAATTCAGAAACCAGAACAAAAACTTGATGATTACACAATAAAATTTGTTGCCTTCAAAAAGCCCTTTGAAGAGGTAAACAATGCAGAAGTTGTAAAGAAAATCTATAACGCAAGCCAGCCCATTTTTGACGATGAAGATTTCAGAATATATCCAAAAACTAAAAAAGAACTTTTGATTGAAGGAGTTGAGATACCAGAGGAAGAGTCAGGATTGTTAAAATTTGAACCAGAACATCTTCCTTACATTGGCAATAAATGGGGTGGAAAATATTTGAGAGCACCGGAGATTTATTTTAAGATTTTGGAGAAAGGAAAAGGTAAATTGGTGAGGTTGGGCGATATTGCGGAAGTAAAAGCAGGTATTATTACTGGTAATAATGCGAAATATTATCGTCCAAAATTGAAAGAGTTTAATAAAAATGAACATTCTTTAGTATTCAAAAGTCCTCGTGAAGTCAACAAAATATTTCTTACAGAGAATGATGCAGTTTCAATTATAAAAGTAAAAAATGTACCTTTTGAAATTAGGAAAGCACCTTTACTTTGGGTTGACCTAAGAGGTGATAAACATATTTGTCACTTTAATAAAGATAATCTCCCATTTGAACATAATTTTTATGGAATTTTTGGGAAAAATATTGAAAATAAAACAGTGTGTTTATTTTTAAATTCCACTTTAGTTTGGTTTTTTATAGAAGTTTTAGGTCGTAAAGGTTTGGGAGGTGGTGCAATTAGGATGGTAAGAATTGATCTCTTACAACTTCCATGTTTAAAGAGTCTTCATTTGGATTTTGATAAGTTTCAAGGATTTGTTAATCGTGAAATAAAATCTGTTTTCACCGAGCTTGGTTTTGACCCAAACAAGCCCATTCGTGAGCAGGAGCCAAATCCATTGCCCGACAGAAAAGCCCTTGATGACATCATTTTTGATGCCCTTGGCTTGACAGAAGAAGAACGAAAAGAGGTCTACTGGGCAGTCGCCGAACTCGTAAAAACAAGACTAGAAAAAGCAAAGAGTGTGTGA
- a CDS encoding DUF3800 domain-containing protein — protein MKGFNDILDIYTDESASKSQRFRSICAISGLSNNLEKLKEELKSKINLYGLSELKFAEVRTHQPRVNCAKDFISVAVDYASRREIRIGVIIWDLHDSRHSIQGRDDRENLERMYFHLLRNIVERWKRFNCRFYPDEHSKYNYKKIVDYLSKTKYPREEPYILELFRKERRQFNFIDVKEQKSEEQVLIQLADLFAGIACFSRENANNFKSYKKKKEDETEDIGKTFKNRFELIELIKKECEECKIKISLNTCDFLKTFKPSQPINFWHYEPQGEYDKAPTRKK, from the coding sequence ATGAAAGGTTTTAATGATATTTTAGATATATATACAGATGAGAGTGCAAGTAAAAGTCAGAGATTTAGATCAATCTGTGCCATTAGTGGATTGAGCAATAATTTAGAAAAATTAAAAGAAGAACTAAAAAGTAAGATAAATTTGTATGGGTTATCTGAACTAAAGTTTGCCGAAGTTAGAACTCATCAACCAAGGGTAAATTGTGCAAAAGATTTTATTTCTGTAGCAGTTGATTACGCTTCAAGAAGAGAGATAAGAATAGGTGTGATTATATGGGATTTACATGATAGTCGCCATTCAATTCAAGGCAGAGATGACAGGGAAAACTTAGAAAGAATGTATTTTCATTTGTTAAGGAATATTGTAGAGAGATGGAAAAGATTTAATTGTAGATTCTACCCAGATGAACATTCTAAATACAATTACAAAAAAATTGTTGATTATCTTAGTAAAACAAAATATCCGAGAGAGGAACCTTATATCTTGGAACTTTTTAGAAAGGAAAGACGTCAGTTTAACTTCATTGATGTAAAGGAACAAAAATCAGAAGAACAGGTTTTAATTCAATTAGCTGATTTATTTGCTGGAATTGCTTGTTTTTCAAGGGAAAATGCAAACAATTTTAAAAGCTATAAAAAGAAAAAAGAAGATGAAACAGAGGATATCGGAAAAACTTTTAAAAATAGATTTGAACTTATTGAACTTATAAAAAAAGAATGTGAAGAATGCAAAATAAAAATCAGCTTAAATACCTGTGATTTCCTTAAAACATTTAAACCTTCTCAACCTATAAACTTTTGGCATTATGAACCACAAGGAGAATATGACAAAGCACCAACAAGAAAAAAATAA
- a CDS encoding PepSY domain-containing protein produces the protein MNSVKKLAVLALGGILLTASTVGVAKADQQVTGSIRITQDNETSYADLSKTTIDQAISSALAAQPGKVIKAKLEDENSSLVWNVDIVSNNQMYEVIVDAKNAKVLSTGIDQVDNQKETTEVKD, from the coding sequence ATGAACAGCGTAAAAAAATTGGCAGTTTTAGCTCTTGGAGGAATATTACTTACGGCTTCGACAGTAGGAGTAGCAAAAGCTGATCAGCAGGTAACGGGCTCTATTAGGATTACACAAGACAATGAGACAAGTTATGCAGATCTGTCGAAAACAACGATTGATCAAGCAATATCAAGCGCCCTTGCAGCCCAACCAGGAAAGGTTATCAAAGCGAAGCTCGAAGATGAAAATAGCTCTTTGGTCTGGAATGTAGACATAGTATCCAACAACCAGATGTACGAAGTAATAGTAGATGCAAAGAATGCTAAAGTTTTAAGCACAGGGATAGATCAGGTAGATAACCAGAAAGAAACGACTGAAGTAAAAGATTAA
- a CDS encoding DUF2851 family protein, translated as MTKHQQEKNKNLNLNQLGNRWLELKKQRMQNLLKIALPDEALYREIMLSLGYPNNKVNFLELALITPYADIRKLKERQIIEKALLYRAGFTDDKEGLSEDFDFSLKIDKSVWNYKGIRPANFPEKRIKGISILLSQTIEKGIVNFFLERIKAEINNRDPKDAVKKIMNFGGIGLQRKVEMFFNIIMPFFMVYSDGDEIINFLNFIFQKHPPLSENKLIKSFKLNHPDIKIENFRTYMGAILLQKKELFND; from the coding sequence ATGACAAAGCACCAACAAGAAAAAAATAAAAATTTAAATCTGAACCAACTTGGCAACCGCTGGCTTGAATTGAAAAAACAGCGGATGCAGAACCTTTTGAAAATTGCCTTGCCAGATGAAGCACTTTACAGAGAAATTATGCTCTCCCTTGGATATCCCAATAATAAGGTGAATTTCTTAGAGCTTGCACTCATTACTCCTTATGCTGATATAAGGAAATTAAAGGAAAGGCAAATTATAGAGAAAGCCCTTTTATACAGGGCAGGATTTACAGATGATAAAGAAGGATTATCAGAGGATTTTGATTTTTCTTTGAAGATAGATAAATCCGTCTGGAACTATAAAGGCATAAGACCAGCAAACTTTCCTGAGAAAAGAATTAAAGGAATATCAATTCTACTATCGCAGACAATTGAAAAAGGAATAGTAAATTTCTTTTTAGAGCGTATTAAAGCGGAGATAAATAATAGAGACCCAAAAGATGCAGTAAAGAAAATAATGAATTTCGGCGGGATTGGACTTCAAAGAAAAGTGGAGATGTTTTTCAATATAATAATGCCTTTCTTTATGGTTTATTCGGACGGCGATGAAATCATAAATTTTCTGAATTTCATTTTTCAAAAACATCCACCATTAAGTGAAAACAAACTTATTAAATCTTTCAAACTCAACCATCCAGATATTAAGATTGAGAATTTTAGAACATATATGGGTGCTATACTGCTTCAAAAAAAGGAACTCTTCAACGATTAA